The Salvia miltiorrhiza cultivar Shanhuang (shh) chromosome 1, IMPLAD_Smil_shh, whole genome shotgun sequence genome has a window encoding:
- the LOC131005034 gene encoding gamma-glutamyl peptidase 5-like produces the protein MKVGGERRYALLQAAEDSEYVKRVHGGYVKVFAAALGGDGEKWDVFYVVKGEFPALDDLHQYQGFVISGSPCDAYSNDYWVLQLCFLLQTLFAMQKKLLGVCFGHQVLCRALGGKVVKSFTGWDIGVRKVNFTQDFYSYAWCHQIPPAISIIQCHQDEVWEVPIGAQVLAWSDKTGVEMFTFGDNILGIQGHPEYTNDILDNLIDRLLANDCIQRGFGEEAKLQLLEAEPDRKYWEKICKAFLKGGTQLQPYF, from the exons ATGAAGGTTGGAGGTGAGAGACGATACGCCCTTCTACAAGCAGCAGAGGACTCGGAGTACGTAAAGAGAGTCCACGGCGGGTATGTGAAGGTGTTCGCGGCGGCACTGGGCGGCGACGGAGAGAAATGGGACGTGTTCTACGTGGTGAAAGGGGAGTTCCCGGCGCTGGACGATCTCCACCAATACCAAGGTTTCGTCATCAGCGGAAGCCCATGCGATGCTTACAGCAACGATTATTGGGTTCTACAACTTTGCTTCCTCTTGCAGACTCTCTTCGCCATGCAAAAGAAGCTTCTAGGCGTGTGCTTCGGACATCAG GTTTTGTGCAGAGCATTGGGTGGCAAAGTGGTCAAGTCCTTTACTGGTTGGGATATTGGAGTTAGGAAAGTTAATTTCACACAGGATTTCTACTCATACGCCTGGTGTCACCAAATCCCTCCGGCTATTTCGATTATCCAGTGCCATCAAGACGAG GTTTGGGAGGTGCCAATTGGAGCCCAAGTGCTGGCGTGGTCCGATAAAACTGGAGTGGAAATGTTCACATTTGGAGACAATATTTTAGGGATTCAAGGGCATCCAGAATACACCAACGACATACTAGATAATTTAATTGATCGTCTTCTTGCAAACGATTGCATCCag AGAGGCTTTGGAGAAGAGGCTAAGCTGCAGTTACTCGAAGCAGAGCCAGATAGAAAATACTGGGAGAAGATCTGCAAAGCCTTTCTTAAAGGGGGAACTCAGTTACAACCATACTTTTGa